GGGACACGAATCCGTTGAAGAGAAGGACTCCGGTCAAGAAAAAGGTGTGGATTACGTAACCCTTAGCACGCAAGTGGAAGGGAACGACTTCGGTCATGTAGGTGGTGGGGATGGCCAAGTATGCcatgacgaagaagaggtagaagatgaaaatcATGGCAATGACACCCTTGGAAAGACTCTGGTTCTTGAAGTCCTCTTGAGCGTTACGGGCAGACAGAatggtgaagatggtgTAGTTGATCATGTTGAAGAAAGATCCGATCAAGAACATACGTCTTCTGCCCACCTTCTCAATAGTGGTAAGAGAAACAAGACCGATGACGAAGTTAAAGACAGACAAACATCCGTTGAAAATAAGTTGTTGGTGAGAAGAAGTGATTCCGGCGTTGTCCAAGACAATGTGCAAGAAGTATGAAAGAACGGCGTTACCAGAAAGTTGGGTAAGAACTGGCAAGTACACAATAATGAACAATCTGTGGAGATTGGCCTTGGTCCGgaagaaatcaaaccaTTGAATGCCCTCTCTTTGCTTATCCATCTCAATGGCATAGGTGATTTCAGCAAGCTCGTACTCTACAAGTTGACCACCCTTGGcctcatcaccaccagcgTGGTACTTAAGAAGGAACTCACGAGCCTTGGCAATGTTACCACGAGAAACGTGCCATCTGGGAGACTCGGGGATCCAGTAAAGAGCAgaaagttgaagaagagggaACAACATTTGAATGATCAAAGGAGTTCTCCACATCCAACTGGATCCGTTACTCCAGTTAGAGGTACCGTAAGTAGTCCAAGAGGCAATGATACCACCAAGACCGTAAAGAGCTTGAGAACAAGCAGTAACGTAGGGACGGTGAGTAGGATAAGTGACCTCAGCAATCAACAAAGGAGAAGCAGTGGTGGAAAGCAACACACCGAATCCGAGAATGAATCTACCCACAGTGTACATGGCAAAGTTTTGAGAAGCAGTTTGAATGATGACACCAATGATGACAACAGAAGCACCAATAAGCAAGGTTCTAACTCTGCCCAATCTGTCacagaagaaagaagtgAAAGGAAGAGCAAGCAAATTACCGTAAAGCATACCGTTGGAGGTAGCACCCAACttggcaccagcaggacTGCCAAAGTAGGTTTCCCACTCAGGCATGGATTGAAGACCGTTCAAAAGAGAGTTATCATAACCGTTGTAAATACCAGACAAGAATgtgaaaaacaaaattaaattGAGATGCAACAAATGGGGGGTCTTGTACCAAGGACGGCCCCAGTCGGGGAGAATGTCATAGACGGACTCGTGTTGAGCCTTGAGGTCAACACCTTCCTCTTCGTGGTGGTCAACAGTAATCTTCTCTTCAGCGCTAGTCATTGTGATCCTATTTTGATCCTATTATGATCCTATTGTGGTCCAACTGGATATAGGTTGTTGTCGAAAAAAGTCGAAACagttgaagatgagaataaagaaaagagaataaaaaaaaatccggGGATGGATTATCAGACATacttatatataaatcaaaaCTGGAGGTAGGTTGATCTGGTCAAGCTTAAACGTTTGATGCGCGTCAAGGAGGGGTTAACGCATAACGCTAGTACCGGATAAAATGGATTTAGGTCAATCAAGGTTGTCAAGGTCAAGCAAAATGCGGGGGAGTTTGCATGGCATCACGATAATGTAGTCAGGAATCGATTGTATAGTGGGGTAGTCATTTAACCGGGGTcatatatttacatttcTAATTATGCATCGTATGATGGTCTAGATATTGTACGAAGTGGGATGTAAAAGGGGGTTCATGTCAGTCATGAGGGGGGACTAGTGAAGGTGGGGCAGGGGGGAGGGGAAAATCACTCCTAAAAAAGTAATGTGTGGtttaaaaaaagaaatgtcTGCATGCAGgtataatttattttcgaCGGCAAATGTATGATGTGAAGCTCAAAAAACATACTAGGCACCAATTTTGGCTTAGCAGATGCCCCCCACCAATTTTTATGAGGTACCAGGGAAAAATCCACCCCACAGTTTTTGAAAAGTACCATGCGAGGCTATTATTGAGTAAAGATATTGTTGAAGAGCTTCGTTTAGATCAGTTGGAAAAGGGGGGTATAAGAGGGTTTCAAAGGCATGAAACGGTCAGGGAGGTATGGTATCAGGCGGTCTGTCTTGGTTTAATTCGATTGGAAAAGATCAGAGGCCACAAACTATAGCAGAGGTGCGGATGCAGAGCACGTCTGAGACAGTCGAAGTTAGCGGTCGCGATGTCTGTGGGGGCCATCTGCAGTAATATCCGCATGGTAGTTAGATCCGACAGGAACGGAGTAGAGCCAGGGGACGACAGCCAGAGATGAAAGTAAGTAAGTAAAGGA
The Sugiyamaella lignohabitans strain CBS 10342 chromosome A, complete sequence genome window above contains:
- the GAL2 gene encoding galactose permease GAL2 codes for the protein MTSAEEKITVDHHEEEGVDLKAQHESVYDILPDWGRPWYKTPHLLHLNLILFFTFLSGIYNGYDNSLLNGLQSMPEWETYFGSPAGAKLGATSNGMLYGNLLALPFTSFFCDRLGRVRTLLIGASVVIIGVIIQTASQNFAMYTVGRFILGFGVLLSTTASPLLIAEVTYPTHRPYVTACSQALYGLGGIIASWTTYGTSNWSNGSSWMWRTPLIIQMLFPLLQLSALYWIPESPRWHVSRGNIAKAREFLLKYHAGGDEAKGGQLVEYELAEITYAIEMDKQREGIQWFDFFRTKANLHRLFIIVYLPVLTQLSGNAVLSYFLHIVLDNAGITSSHQQLIFNGCLSVFNFVIGLVSLTTIEKVGRRRMFLIGSFFNMINYTIFTILSARNAQEDFKNQSLSKGVIAMIFIFYLFFVMAYLAIPTTYMTEVVPFHLRAKGYVIHTFFLTGVLLFNGFVSPIAMGAISWKYYILYCCLNLVNFIVIYLFFPETKRLSLEEVNRVFGEDVLTDAHIIEEVEQAHNGRA